Within Planktothrix serta PCC 8927, the genomic segment TTAACGGCTTGAACGATTTTAATTTGTTCTCTAAAATCTTGTTGTTTTTCAAGAGTCATAATTTGTCGTTTAACAAACTTGCTCTTTTGTCCTGATAACTGATCTAATATTTCTCTTTTTGTTACTTGTAAATATCGTCTAAAATCAGCAGAAAATAATGTTTTCAAATTAGAATTTGATAAAACTAATTTCCAGTTTTTTTTCATATCTTTTGGCAATTTAGGAATTCAATAGATACAAAGGGTATATAGCAATCCGTGTAGGGGTTGGGTCTCCCAACCCTCTTGACGCCTGGTTTCGGAGGGACGCAACCCCTACAGGTTTTAATCACAAATCCTACACGGATTGCTATAAATATTATTAAAGGGCTTTTTTTATGATGATTTTATAGGGGAGTAGGGGGTGATGATGGGCGAAGCCCATCCTACTTTGAGCCGGGTATAATTAATTTTTGGGGGACGACTGATAGCAGTATAAACTAATATAGCTCATACTTTAATAACGTACAAGGTAAAGAACCATTATAAACGGCAATTCTCCGAGAAGTTCTTAAACCGACTTGTTTTCCTAATGTTTTATTTCCCGTGAGAATATACGCTGTCCAGCCTTTAAACCGTTGTTTAAACGTATCTCCTAATTGTTTATATAAAGGAGCCAATTCTTCAATATTTCCCAGGCGTTCGCCATAGGGAGGATTACAAATAATGACGCCATGATCCGCCGGAGGTTCTATCTGAGATAATTCGATTTGTTGTAACTGAATTTGTTTAGCGACACCACAACGTTGAGCATTTGCAGAGGCTTGATGTAGAATATCCTCATCTTGATCAGAACCTACAATGGGGGCGGTTAAGGTGGTTAATTGTGCGTCTAATGCGTCTTGTTTTAGACTTTCCCATAATTTAGCATCAAAGTCTTTCCACTTCATAAACCCAAAGGTTTCTCGAAATAACCCAGGGGCAATATTTAAGGCTTTTAAACTGGCTTCTATGGGTAAAGTTCCTGACCCACATAAAGGGTCTAAAAACGGTAAATCAGGATGCCATTCTGCCATATCTAATAAGGCAGAGGCTAAACTTTCTTTTAAGGGAGCAATTCCAACGGCCGGACGATAGCCCCGGCGATGTAAACTGGTTCCAGAACTATCTAAACTTAAAATTCCGTGATTTTCATGGAGATGAAGATTAATCCATAAATCCGGGTTATTAATATCAATATCTGAGCGATCGCCAAATTCTAAACGCTGTTGATCAATAATAGCATTTTTAACTTGGAG encodes:
- a CDS encoding THUMP domain-containing class I SAM-dependent RNA methyltransferase; amino-acid sequence: MTQYFATVAKGLEVIAAQELERLGAENVRPEFTGVHFTGSRKLLYRVNLWGRTLFRVLVPIAEFSCANAQELYQEVQNINWSEYLSPLNTFAVNCTGKNQALNHTHFTALQVKNAIIDQQRLEFGDRSDIDINNPDLWINLHLHENHGILSLDSSGTSLHRRGYRPAVGIAPLKESLASALLDMAEWHPDLPFLDPLCGSGTLPIEASLKALNIAPGLFRETFGFMKWKDFDAKLWESLKQDALDAQLTTLTAPIVGSDQDEDILHQASANAQRCGVAKQIQLQQIELSQIEPPADHGVIICNPPYGERLGNIEELAPLYKQLGDTFKQRFKGWTAYILTGNKTLGKQVGLRTSRRIAVYNGSLPCTLLKYELY